Below is a window of Humulus lupulus chromosome 2, drHumLupu1.1, whole genome shotgun sequence DNA.
AATTATATATTTcgcttctttgtttctttgagtatttcttcattttcttgttgccaaggttattattttcaaTAACTCAGATTTTATGGCTGTTAATGGTTATCATAGCAGGAAAAAACTGCATTTCTCACCCATTTGTGAATTAATTCAAGCGAAATAGATGGTTAGATAAATGAAATAGAAGCTGCTCGTGCTCACTTTGGTAGAAAATTTTCAAACTTGGCATTTTCTTTGTATAGCTCTCTCTATAAAATTGTCTACTATATTTATATCTATGTTAATGAAGCAACTAGTAAATTGTTGAAACAATAAATTGCTGCTAGTGTAGATATTTCAGCTTAGTAGCTTACATAAGTACCCATGATTTCTCTCATCACTTGTTCTTTTTCTGCAACTCATAAGATTTAACCCTAAAAATTAGAATGGGTAAATCATTTGCTTTGAGCCTTAGTTATGTATTAGTGTTAgtgttttgtttgtttgtttctttaaCTTTTAGTTTTGCTTTTTTGATTtattcagatttttctttcaaagcTCCATTTTCCCTTTCCTATGTTTTTTtcatttccttctattttttctttcgactgttttttatttttttctttaacatCTTTAGTGCATTTTGCTACTGGTTTAATGACATAGAATATGTATTTTGCTATTGGCTTTGGTGTATTTTGTTACtagtttgtgttgtttttttactGCTACTGTTTGTCTATTTTGGTACTACTATTGgtctatttttttaaatttgttaaATTAATCATGCCACAATTACATAGGTCCAATTACTTTAACAATTTCCTTGAATCTAACTGGGCATTCTTTTTAGGTTTTGCTAAAGTACTTTCTAACTTTATTATTGTTTTTGAGTCATTTTGTCATATATATTATCTTCATTTTCTGCAGGTTAGCAGTGGTTTATTTAACATTAGAATTCATACTACTTGTTTCACATGGTTTCTATTTTATTGTTTGATCAATAATTGTTACCTCAATTTTAAATTGGTAACTTCTAAGTTATGTGGCCTTCCTATGTGAATGTTATGTGCTAAGAAATTGAATGTCATCATTAGAGTATATATTCCCTTTGAATAATCATAGTTTAGTCCTATGAAACAAACATAAGAGGTTTTGTCTTTAGGCTTTTAAGAGATCAATACAGGAGGGAGTTTGTTTACAAGCATATAACATGGAGACTTTAAATATATTCTATTCCATATGCAGTGTAGCAAGTTCCTGTTTTAAAATTACTCACGAAGTTGTTAGTTTCttctgtagtttttttttttctttttcagatttcaaattaatatcaagaaagtgttttgaatattgattatatatatttgtttctaaTTGAGATAACACAGAGAAAATTAAAACTAGAGAGGTTGTATGCTCGCTAATTCAAACACTCACAGGGCCTCTCTTTCTCACGCTCTCCTCTTTCCCTCGCCTCTCTCAAATTCTCACCTCACTGAAGCCTTTCTCGGAGTAGCTCAAGAGGTAAggcattttgattttttttttaactttgattttgATATTTAGTGTTTGAGTTTGTTAAGTAAAACTTGTATTGATTTTTGTTTTGGTGTTGGGGTATTATCAGTGGGTATAAGTCTTGGTTTCTCCCCTTGTTGCTCATTTGGTTCTTCGATCCCCTATTTCACAATCAGGTAAGTCAAACTTCCATTTACATATTATTAATGAATAAccaaatttttgtatatatatatatatatatatagtacataTTATACAAAGATAAATAATAGGTGCTTgccatcctttttttttttttttgtctatgtATATAAAGAAATGTTAAGAATGTGGGTTATGTTCTCGGTTTGTCAAAATGtgaatattatatatagataagataaatgaaattaaatataattttatgaCAGCTAATTAGATAACTCATGATACTATATTCTTATGAACTAATGTGTTGTTAATAGaaaattgttttgttttgttttaggtGTTTTTCACTTTTTAATGAATTTGTACCTACTTTTCTCTATCACTAGAATGGTCAAGAAGCTAAACCGATACTCTATATTACAATAGAAAGTATTCTTATATAGTTTTAGGTATCTACAAGACACAGTATGTTATAACtaatataaatttgaattttttttaatacaggTCTATTTGTTGTATTATGGCTTTGGTGCTCTCCTTGCcttttcaacatttttttttacatgtgTGGATTGTTTGCTTAAAATGATCCAAATTATTTCTCCATGTGTGTTCTTTGTCTCTACTCAACTTATATCAAGAAAACATTTTGAATATAGTCAATACATGTATAATTTTTTGTGCTGGAATTATTTCTAATTGAGAGAATGCAAAGAGAAAAATTAGAGATGTTGTAAGTGTGAGAATATGGTGCTTAATACTTAATGTTTGTGATTTGAGAATATGGATTTAGATTACCTTTTCTTTAGTCCTTTTGTTGGCCTTTGTGTATGAAATTTGGATTTTACAGATTTGATTTATGCATATTCTAGAATCTAAATTTATCAGGCTTTTATTCATGTGAAAATTTATAATATTGATTGTATGGGTTTTGATCATAAATAATGAGATTTTTGTTTGGTGCTGTTATATTGCTAATATATGGCTTTATCTCtgtatttttattctatttgtaaTATAGTTAAAACTTTTCTGGATAGCTGCCTCCAAGAGAAGAGGCAAGATACTTTGTGTGCAAGCAATCTTTCACGGGAGACTCTTACTTTTGTTTGCATTTTGCAAGTGGTAtgttttttctctctaattttctccCTTTCACCTCTGAATTTAATTTTAGTGCTAATGATTGTGATTTTGTATTGTGGAATAGATTAAATTTTGGTTCTAATTTGGTATAATATGACACATTCAGAATATAGCCAcaattttgtgtgattttgaattaaaaacttgtaaacttGGGGTTCTAAAAGTTTGGAGAATGATGCTGAAAACTCATGTATATTGTATGTTGTAACCCAAtgttttttctctctaattttctccCTTTCACCTCTGAATTTATCTGTTTGTTTGTGGAAATATCACTACTTCTTGGCCTTTTCTTTTTTAATAAGCTCATAATACCGAGCTAGAAGATGAACCTCCAACAAAAAGATGACTTTCATCAGCCTTTGTCAAGGTATAAAGAAGAAAGTCTTGTGTTGTGCTTTAGAATTATGCTACTGaatctttttttcattttcattaatcTTTATGTATCGATAAAGTTCTTTAGGTATCATAAATCTGAAAATAGTAATGTTGAGCGTTCTGGAGCTCGGGGATTGAGTGAGATCAGTTTCTTAATTTGAGAAAGATTAAATTTCATATCTTGTTAGATGCAACTTATGTCTGTTCTTGATTATCTGAATTCAGGGCATACACTAAATATTTTGATACtttttgtatttaaatataatacataGTGCTTTTAAATATCCTACAATTGGTAGACACATACTTTATAAGTTTAAATACTCAGTTCTAGAATAACATATTAATAAgggaaagaaaaataagtctcaCTCTTTGGTTATTACTCTTGGTAAAGAGATTTTCCATTCTGCGATTGTTTATCTATTCTTTTCTTGAATTTCCATCTGTTTGTCTTTTCTCTTATAGTACCTTGTGTATTTAATTCTAGttcctatacaatattatttggTTCAGTAGTATATTTTCTTGGCTATGCAACCTGTAAAGTCAAAATCTTTCATAGATGCATTCTAAGATTTTGTGATAGGTTGCAGTTTCCACTACAAAGGCTTATATAAAATTTCTTTCTGATGGATTTGTGTCTCAACTTGTGATTAAACTACGTAACATATTGATTTGGATATAAATAATTGTCAAAAGTTCTTGATCCATGCAGCTGGAATATGGTCACTTGCTCTCTTGATGGTTTGGTCATTGGTCTGTAAGTAAATTCATGGCGAAAAACACCAAATTTTTGCTTATATGAGAAAAATTTGAGCTTATATGTCACACACAAATTTGAGACTTGAAACTTTAAGATTTTTTCTAAGTAGTTGGGAATGGTTTTTGGTGCTACAGAGGAACTCCAAGCCAGAACTTATCAGGCATCCTTTCTGCAAGCATAGGAAACTTAACAAATCTCCAAAGTGTGTAAGTGGAAAAACCAGTGCTGTCATTCTCATTTTGTTTGTCTTCATAATTTGTTTGCTGCTGAccctttatttatttgtttattattattatttctctgtCTGAAGACTATTACAAAGCAATAATATAACAACTCATATCCCCTCTAAGATTGGGAGGCTCCAAAAGCTTGACACACTTGATCTTTCCAATAACAACTTCAATAGTCAAATTCCCAACACTATCACACTTAAAGAGTCTTCAATACCTGTATGTAAACTCTGTTgattaattttgagttaaatatTTTCATGTTAAGCTTGATGGTAATTACATGATTTGGAACTGGATCAAGTGACTAGACAATAACACTTTGAGTGGAGCAATTCCTGCATCTTTGCCTAACATGACACAGCTTGTCTTCCTGTAATTCTTTTCAACTTTTAGCATTTTAATACTACTTGTTATCAAGGCTCCATCACAAGTTGAATAGTTTATAAAAAGgttttatgggattttttttaATGGTCTAGGGACCTGTCATACAACAATCTAAGTGGTCCAGTACCAAGGTTGCCTGCCAAGACCTTCAAGTAAGTCATTTTCTATATtgtaattgttgttgttgttattaagatagattatttgagagattatcattaaataacatgttacaacTGCTCTAATTTGTTTCAAGCCTGGGCTACATTTGTCTACTAATTCTTGGGTTTGGTTTCCTTCTTTGGTGAAGGTACAGACACAACCAGCAAATTTTTTTTGACGTCAACGGTTAGTAAACCTAACTCATTTTTAAGAAATATCATTAAAAAAGaaacagaagaagaagagattaacagttgtaggctttaaaaaatttcagagAAACATCTTCAGCAGCAGAAAGTACTTGGTTGGAAAAGGTGGTTTTGGAAATGTCTACAAAGGATGTCTCAGAGATGGTATAGTAGTAGCAGTTAAAAGGCTTAAAGATGGTAATGCCATTGGTGGTGAGATTCAATTCCAAACTGAAGTTGAGATGATCAGGCTGGCAGTTCACATGAACCTTCTTCAGCTTTTTGGGTTTTGTATGATGGCCTCTGAGAGGCTCTTAGTTTACCTCTATATGGTAATGtcatggagcaagtttcatgcatgatttacttttgtgtatcttgtaatgtttctgtttttcatttttgagtaaaaaatgttcaagattataaaactttattatgttatgctttcaaacttaagttagaactaagatctcatgaagtagacacattcatggtttgaattagttattgtttaatgtaatacttatggtttatcaatctattgagaattacattttatgattaattttgattttttttatcaaaatacaataatgaaaatcttttaattaaaaacaaaaccttataagtatacttatcaaaataaaatttaaaatatattatccacactaaagtaacaaaattttattactagacttttaatatgttatgatttagaaacatattataagcataacaaatcgttatgatttatataatataacaaactaaaaacgttatcaaaataatcaaatgtaacagtggaaaagtgtttatgcaaaaaatataagattaaatgtcaaatttataaccaaatactctaactaaatgttattatttgaatattatagcaactaaaaatgtgttattgaatagtttaagataacatcgaacataacatccgaatactgttatagaaaagacaagacttttaataacaggggctatgttagcattttcagaagcgttatcaatactctcggttagcaatttttaagtgttatgaatactgttttttcttgtagtgaatagaAAATGCCTAAAAAATTCTAGCGCGAAGACCTGAGAATTTCTGGGAAGCAAAGGATTTCAGagagtttgaatattttgagaagAAGAGAGATAAAAGGAAAGTTTCAAATGCAAAGGTGGCTAGGCACAGATTctactcttttatttatacataaactTTTGGGACGAACCTGAGCAACATGATTAAAGCGAAAACAAATCCAAGGGTcagaattaaataaaccaaacaacaacaaaaatttaaCAAGATAActgtcacagtactcgaaaccTGAATAGACACCTATAACAAGCAAACACGTGTCTCATACTTGAGTTAGTAGGTGGGCACATTTTCTCATGACAGAAGCTGAAAATCCCATACTGTGCGTAACTGAAGTGACATCATGCACGAGCATGAGCTTGGGGGCCAAATGTTGAACCCTAAAAATACGAGCTCAACAATCTTGCTCGGGGTACAACTGTCGTGAAATAAATATAGAAGGTAAGACCTGAGAGGTGTTTCGTTAAATCTTGACCAAACAGTTTGAGGTTGTGTCACTGAATCCATAATAGCCTAGGATCACCCAAACCGTTAGAGATGCAAATGACAGAGATCGAGGGACCCGGCCTCCAAATCACCTACATCAAGCAcgagcattatctaagtcaaACCATCCTGTTATAGTCTTATCCAACTTGAGAATGGCATGTAGCTCAGATGGGAGAGTTCCTATAGACTCGGATGCTCAATATGCGCaataaatacataaaattgttattaatatttattaattgatGTAAAATAGCAATAGGCTTAACTAGGATATTTAAGTGTCTATTAACTTGGGAAGTTATCCAGTACTGTATGTTACCATTTTTAGTATCATTTCCCAATATTGTCCACTATAATTCTCTATAAATACAAGAGGAATGGATAATAAAAAGGAGGAAAATTCTATATGCAAGAACTttgctgaaattgtcataaacaatttcgtTTAGGGTTCCTACACAatcaataatagtgactcgttgactaggtgtattttaaccactgaacaacGTAAATTATGATTGTTTCTATATTTCTTTAGATTCAATTTATAGTAAGTTTAATCTCTCTATTTCGGATTTCTAAATCCCCTCTTGACGAAAAACTGCGTAAATAATTATGATGAATATGACCtaagttaaatgaattatatgtttatggaTTTATTACTTAGATTAGCATATCTTTAttgaacttaatattttcattaaattaaatcTTTGATAGTCCTCGTGGTTTCGACTCTT
It encodes the following:
- the LOC133814714 gene encoding LRR receptor kinase SERL2-like, whose protein sequence is MVTCSLDGLVIGLGTPSQNLSGILSASIGNLTNLQSVLLQSNNITTHIPSKIGRLQKLDTLDLSNNNFNSQIPNTITLKESSIPGPVIQQSKWSSTKVACQDLQPGLHLSTNSWVWFPSLVKKQKKKRLTVVGFKKFQRNIFSSRKYLVGKGGFGNVYKGCLRDGIVVAVKRLKDGNAIGGEIQFQTEVEMIRLAVHMNLLQLFGFCMMASERLLVYLYMVMSWSKFHA